Sequence from the Zeugodacus cucurbitae isolate PBARC_wt_2022May chromosome 2, idZeuCucr1.2, whole genome shotgun sequence genome:
aaagtatgtatgtgtttatggctccttcaaaattttgttttcaaagctttttcgtaaaaacaaaaaacttaaaaatgttCCATACTAActtctttaaaaaacaaaaaaaaaaaaataaaataaaagcaaagtttacacatttatcgaaaatgcaTAACACTAACACTGGTGTACCCAAATTCTCTTTCAGTGGCCATTGATCTGATTGTCCAGCACATACGCGACTTCCTCAACAATCGTTCGCGTTACGGCTCGTCGACCAGCATCGCTACGAATTGCACGAATGCGGAACACGAGCATGGCAATTTGTATGGTATTGGATTTAGAGGTACTGGTACTGCTGCCAGTGGCGGCGGAGGTAGGCCGACTACTACACATTGCACTGTGCGCTTAATACCACCAGCAcgtactaacaacaacaacaagcacttgAAAGTCAATAATGCTTTGTCGTATATAAGACCGCATTAATGCCGTTGCGCTtgattttaacaacaacaaaaataataacaacaatattaaacaaCTTGCTCTCATTTGGTGCAATATTTTGTACTAAATACTATAAACAAGACAATGTGATAACAATTTTGCTTGTATGCTGCTCATtaacaaattcaatttcaattcaattcaagttgttgctgttaagctaaaaattatatatttgttgtaaactaatatgcacatatgtttgtatatacatatattattaatgtGAAAAACTACTttataaattactaaatatatttttaatcaccaattaaatataagatttaaatgttttcaattatgcacgcaaacaaaaacaaaaattacaactatACAGTTCAATATATGTACGTTCTGGataataaaatgatttaaaatttgctttagAACTGAAACGTAttctatattcatatgtatatatgcactaAATTGCTATTTCTAAACATTTTCGATGGCCAAAGATAgtcagttaaaaattttgattgatatattaatatttaaaaaatatgcgttcataataattttaaaattataaatttaacagttctgtttcaaattgaaatttccaTTTAGTTGCATTGTgattctgaaatttttttaattatcaatatttaaatgtttaaaagctTTGCATgacaatttgatttttaaaaccTGCCATTTttcataatgaaaatatttattaatttattttttaaattgttttgttaaacaaagtttttattatcacatatgtatataacacgataatatattattatatatacatatatatgtatataatatatattatcacattataaaaatgtgtattctataatatattatatataatatttttaaccaaatatattttatctatatattgataatttttttattaaaatttaaaataaaaattatttttattattaatattttaaagtatacTTATTTTGAATgacaaatattatttgaacAAATTAAAAAGGATTCCATCATATAAACTCaaatagatatttttaaatttgtgatGCATAGATTATCTGTTCTTTAAACttgattatttgtttattttgaaagagtttttgtataaaaagattttaatacaaactgaaattgtttaaaaatacatttttcgaaaatgaaaacatattttttaatttcattgttcCATAGTaatcacatatttattttttatttgacaatgtaGAAGAggcttaaacaaatatattttggaggacaaattatgttttaattgttttaagattaatatttttctaaaaataatatttttttttaataagacatttttatactctcgcaacaaatgttgctaaagagagtattatagttttgttcagataacggttgtttgtaacacccaaaactaaacgagttagatatagggttatatataccaaagtgatcagggtgaagagtggagttcaaatccgaatgtctgtctgtccgtccgtccgtccgtctgtgcaagctgtaacttgagtaaaaattaagatatcttgatgaaacttggcacacttatttcttggcaccataggaatgagcaaaatcggaccactgccacgcccacaaaatggcgaaaaccgaaaacacataaagtgccataactatgtcataaataaagttatgaaaatgaaatttggaacataggatcccattagagaggggcacattaggatgtaatttttttggggaggtgggcgtgaccccgcccccaaataggttttttgtatataactcgcaaaccaataaagctatataagccaaactttctgcagtcgtttttacTACTACTACCGAttgcaatgaaacttggtttgtaatagtttccttatatcccaatgatatgttgtgaaaataggccaaatcgcttcacaacgacgcctacttcctatataccagaactttgaagacaatctgaatcgtttactttacaatatataaagtaagtactagtgaagatatcggtgcagaactctgcacaaatactatgttagtaATGtcgcagccccattctaaaaatcgccgaaatcggaccataggtttttaaggccccatatatcgaacacgtggacctcgatgcttctaacctaatattatggtttccaaatttcaatggacgaatatgtgggtcaaattgtgtattatataatataaataaagttaaataaataaattgcgagagtataaaatgttcggttacacccgaacttagcccttccttacttgttatttttgagTTTAAGCCAAGATTTTGTTTACTACTTTACAAACTTatcaaagcaaatatatatgtataaatttttaactataatagtagtttttgaaatatataaaactgaTTATTTTGCACTTATGtgtttttatgtattaaatacaaattacaaGTCTGCGTGTTTCAAGTTCAAGCCATgcttttatttactaatttatacACTCTTTATGCAAATACGGCATATGCAttaaagtatatttaaaaatgtatgaaattttgACAAAACGACTTATTTGACTTaatccttttaatattttacaacaactacGTACTTTTATAGAgaaagttaatattttaaagcgaCTTTTAGGAGCAACACTCTATTTGTTTGCAAATTGTAAagaataattttattcaaagcGTCAGAGGAACAAATGACTAATTCAAGATAAGTTATTTTGTCAAATTTCGACATTTTcacctaaaactaaatttataaatgtttattttcattatggTATCATATtaaatctcaaatattttgtaatgcGAAAAAAGATCCCGATTCATTCATGGCCATACGCCGTTATTCGTCACTCTACAACGAACTCAACATGAAGGATAATGTCTACTTTGGCAAACATCAGAATATTACACACCATTAGAAGATCTCATaaagaaaagagaaaacaaaagcaaagcataTCTAACTAAGCAAAAGTAAAAAGAGGCGatgtttaattttacaaaaaaattaaaattataaaaaaaatatttgaatgtatatgtatgtatataaaatacttatgaAAAGTTGCATACGTTTATTTGACATTATTGATTGTAGTTATAGAAATGTAATAAAtccatattttaataaaaaataaataaatttatttaattgtagaGCGTTTAAACTCGGCATTTATACATAGCATTTAGTTTTGCAATGTCACCTTTGGAGAAACCATTCCGTTGACCCATCAAGCGCGCATCGCTCGTTTGTttctaaaaaatgttaataaatcattacatttttattataaaaaatacgacTCTCTAATGTAATATATAACCCGGAAAGGTCCGAACCTCATTTCTTCCATATCCACTTACCAGCGCCTCAATGGTCGGCTTCCCGTTCTTCGAGAAACTTGTCTTCGAGTAATGCATGACACTGGCATAATCGTAGGGCACACCGTAACCATATTGCTCTGTCGATGAACCCTTTTCAAAATTGGCCATCATACCATTTTTAACATTCTGACTCAGCACACGTACGTAACTATCGCGTTCGGGTCGATTCTGTTCGTGTAAGAAGCCGAGGGCGTGCATCAACTCATGCATCGATGTGCCGTAATGACGAAAGCAGAGAGCAGGCTGCAAATTCACAACCTGCTTGCCACCCAAGCGACCCACACTCGCCCAACAACCGGTACTATCGCCCGTTATCGCAATATAATCGCGTTCGGTGGAGCGTGGTTTGAAGCGCACACACGTCGTGCTGTGATACTCCTTGAAGGCATTGTTAATCATCGCCAATTCCTTCTCAGTAAAGCGTCCCTCTATCTCATAGGGTACAATACCTCTTGGCCAACGTGCGCTATATGCTATCAGACCATTACGGTAGATGATTTTTTTGCCATGCGGTATGAGTAGATCGCCCTCCAAATAGGGTCCAAGTTCTTCTGGATTCAGCGTTGCGTGCTCTTCGAGCTTTGAGAGTTTTTCACCAACCGCTCTGTCAGGATTGCCGAATATGCGTTCACCGAAACATGTTAGATCAATTAGGTTCCGTTTATCGATCAATAATTTAGTGTTGGCGTTTTGAACCGGTGTACATTGTAACTGCGAAGCAGATAAGGTTAAAAGCGCGACTGCGTAGAATACCAACATTACTGCGGAAGAGTTGAGTATAAGCTTGACTAACATTTCGCTTGTTAACGAGGGCTTTTATACTGGCGGAAGTCAACGAAAGTGTGATAAGAATAGCGCGGCCTTTTAAGTACTTTACTGTGGCTTTTTGCAAAGTACTGTTATAATCATAAATTTCCAGGAACATTAAACAACATCATTAACATGGGAATTACACATAAAACAATCTATTTTATTGCCTTTAAATTAGAAACCGGACGACTTTATGTATTAACTTACTTTTGCCGTTGTTCTTACAGGTAAAGCATGAATATGTACTAgctctcttaaaattattcgaaaccCGTTTATTCGAATATCCGATTTTTAACATATGAATATTACCCGCGAGTAAATGAAGAaatgataatttttcaaaatccaaGCAGTCTTTGATTTGAGTGTGTTTTTCGtgagtttcactttttttcaaaaaaaaaagaaataaataaactcatactattcgaatagtcgacaacgaacggttaaccggatagtcTTCGACTTACGACTATCCGGATACTGCAAATCAAATaccattattcgaataatggcCTAATAGGTACACATGTAGTAGAAATTGAAAACTTTATGGAATTTAGGATATAGCTGATTTGCTCGAACCGTCTCTATCACATTgtcttttaaagaaatttacaaaCTCTACTCTTCACCTCTACCTTTTTGGGACTTCTACATCGTTATGACGATGGAAGCGACTTTCTAGCATGACATGGCTTCGTATTCTGAGTGACTTTTTACTTGTATATGTGGATATAAGGCCTTATTAGGTGATTGGCTTGAAATCGCCTTGTGGGTTTTAGATTTTAGGCGTCGTTGGGTTGATGACTGATGATAGGATTTCAAAAGAAAGGAGATTTCATTCGTATAAAGATTCGCGATCTCAAAGCTTCAACTtgcttatttataaaatagacCTTAACGTAACTTCCAACTCTTCTCctctgatttatttaatttcatatcgTAATCACAATCATTCTTATTGACATTTGTAAAGTTGTTTCTAGTGAGGTGGAGTTGAGATCTGGCAGCTATGTCTACTTGGATTACTTTTCGAAGACATGGAGAGCCCATTCTGGTCATAAAGCCAAAAGGTTTTGAGCCGACAGGAAACCGACCAATTATCGGTGAtttcagtaaaatattaaagaaaaagctCAGGTGCTTATACATTATCAAGTAAACAGATAGACAGACCCTCATGATGAAATCCTAAGTTTTGGCTTGAAACAACACGTGCGGACTCATGGAAAAAAATAACACTTTTAAGACTTTTAACATATCTCtcggaatatatgtatgttgcagTAATGCAATTCCTAGGTGTGAATGAGACCCCACTAGAGAGTCATGATTATTCTAGCAGATGGAACCTCTAgccctaaaaatataaaactcaaCTCCAGCTGACGGTGGTAGATACAGATTTAGGTCCAGTATCCGTTTGAAAAACCTGGTGGAGACAGATTTTGCATTATTTCGACCACAATTTAGGTTGCTATAAACTTCATGACGAGGTAGGAGGGAGATTACTACGCtgttaaattccaaaaaatacaCAGACAAATAATAATGCCTGAGTttgacaattaaataaaatttctaactaatacaaatatgttttcgATCGTTTTAACGGGGTGATCCaggtagaggtacttttttcaatacccTTTTTTGGACAGATAACGCGTGAGttgtgtcaagctgtcatgttatttttgttcagtattgttatTCATCATGAAAAGACTTGCGCCTGAACAACGCTTACacatttttcaactttattattcattcattattggataatattcgatccAATAGACCACGTACAGTATGCATTGAACAAGCCGAAGCTGACAGTGTTCACGAAAATCGTGGAGAGTCGGTGAgtacgtaaccgtcaatggcggcCGTTATctcgccatgataaccgactatttgatgcctgaaattgaagcttgtgatttcggcgacatttggtttcaacaagacggcgccacttcccacacatcgcatcaatcaatggatttattgagagaacacttcgttgagcagataatttgatgttttgggccggtcgattggccacacAGATCGTGTTAAATCACAACGTTAGACTTTTTACTGTGggaatatgtaaagtctaaagtctattcGGAAAATCTCGCTTCGATGCAGGTCTTGGAGCACCATATCGCGTgttattcgccagttaccagtcgaactgatcgaacgagtcatcgaaaattggactcaacggatggaccatctgtgCGAAGTCGCGGCcaatatttgaaagagataaccttaaaaaata
This genomic interval carries:
- the LOC105217190 gene encoding hatching enzyme 1.2 yields the protein MLVKLILNSSAVMLVFYAVALLTLSASQLQCTPVQNANTKLLIDKRNLIDLTCFGERIFGNPDRAVGEKLSKLEEHATLNPEELGPYLEGDLLIPHGKKIIYRNGLIAYSARWPRGIVPYEIEGRFTEKELAMINNAFKEYHSTTCVRFKPRSTERDYIAITGDSTGCWASVGRLGGKQVVNLQPALCFRHYGTSMHELMHALGFLHEQNRPERDSYVRVLSQNVKNGMMANFEKGSSTEQYGYGVPYDYASVMHYSKTSFSKNGKPTIEALKQTSDARLMGQRNGFSKGDIAKLNAMYKCRV